In Nitrospiraceae bacterium, the DNA window CTTGTTGAATTCGCCGTCTATTAAAGCACCCGCAGGACCTCCTAAACAGACGGCTTCGCGCCAAAAAGAACCAAGGTCGGTTGAGGTCGTTTCCGTTCTCAGCCGGCAACTCGAGGCAATCATTCCCCTGTCGGGTGAATTGCTGCCGTTTTTGAGTGTGGATCTCGCCCCAAAAATATCGGGCATTGTGGACTCCATCAAGGTTGACCGAGGGGCAAGGGTCAAAAAAGGTGCTCTGTTACTTCAATTGAGCGCTCCAGAATTGCAGGCCCAGCGAATGGAGGTAGAAGCCCTGCTTCGTGCGGCTAGAATTACTCATACACGACTTCAGGCTGCAGCCTCTACTCCTGGGATTGTAGCCGGAAACGACCTGGAGTTAGCGCAACATAATCAGGAGGCTCTGGAGGCCCGCCTAGAATCACTCCGTGAGATGGAAAAATACTTGCAAGTGACAGCCCCTTTTGATGGGGTTATTACCCAACGAAATATTCATCCTGGGGCGCTGGCAGGACCCGGAGGACCATCTGGACAAGTGTTGCCAGCTTTACGATTAGAACAGATGACGCGGTTGCGGTTAATTGTGCCCGTTCCTGAAGTAT includes these proteins:
- a CDS encoding efflux RND transporter periplasmic adaptor subunit, encoding MSRKLLGIGLVVLSLIGGGILVLSNDGYTPQVLLNSPSIKAPAGPPKQTASRQKEPRSVEVVSVLSRQLEAIIPLSGELLPFLSVDLAPKISGIVDSIKVDRGARVKKGALLLQLSAPELQAQRMEVEALLRAARITHTRLQAAASTPGIVAGNDLELAQHNQEALEARLESLREMEKYLQVTAPFDGVITQRNIHPGALAGPGGPSGQVLPALRLEQMTRLRLIVPVPEVYAGSIANGALVSFTVPAYPQEIFQGIVSRVSQAVDTKTRTMPVEIDVENITLRLAAGMFPEVRWPIQGRTPTLFVPVSAVVTTTEQTFVLQVQNHTVGWTPVRKGTKSGPLLEVFGNLQAGDVVVKRGTDELRAGTVIAPVLVSQE